In Ictalurus punctatus breed USDA103 chromosome 3, Coco_2.0, whole genome shotgun sequence, the following are encoded in one genomic region:
- the etaa1b gene encoding ewing's tumor-associated antigen 1 isoform X4 has translation MSKDEKSVDKDSVLQWIGDTAVPCTPEIQQPRVRRCSARRQSNNVEDLMKLAKQFDLNMTRQHKERILESLQNSGGTNCKDLHKLNKLTATHPESQSNGASAGEAKGLSHEEELHALFDGPTQYLSGRLSPPSPNCSQESRTEKTATHGMRPTTSDSKNLLYDAQVSKPAFDDDWENDDLLSDLFVLEVTQNPWNMSSCTAKTSSQIGSAASIKCEPIMVASSSESSTRAGLPQCHQITSYYTRFSSKISTSLSTFRSDDPVQSVAIKQLPKTSPDSINTDRKQKIVMTNVDPGAKDLASSAVASGKDLVSVWGEDDDDDDDDDDDLLYQACHDLEQISSSQEQQKDKNITKPLCSSPEVLPTITTSSSSMSRNSRTVQSQDPMSYKQPVCVFSCSHSIPGASGVHGNKQNLYESASASQVNDDPKNSRQQYHFTQLSPQPVTGLSGENSHYSIFKRHQSDPGALRNKVFIAAQPAVKCSAAEIERKKQEAIARRKLRLQATQKSGAPT, from the exons ATGTCAAAGGATGAGAAGTCTGTGGATAAAGATTCAGTGCTTCAGTGGATTGGAGATACTGCTGTTCCTTGCACTCCAGAGATTCAGCAACCCAGAGTTCGGAGGTGCTCAGCACG TCGGCAAAGTAACAATGTTGAGGACCTGATGAAACTGGCTAAGCAGTTTGACCTTAACATGACCCGCCAACACAAAGAAAGGATTCTTGAGAGTCTGCAGAATAGTGGGGGAACAAATTGTAAGGACTTGCACAAGCTCAACAAACTCACTGCCACCCACCCAGAATCGCAGAGTAATGGGGCTTCTGCTGGTGAAGCCAAAGGACTAAGCCATGAGGAGGAGCTGCATGCTCTGTTTGATGGACCAACCCAGTACTTGAGTGGGAGACTAAGCCCTCCATCACCTAACTGTTCACAGGAGAGCAGGACTGAAAAAACAGCTACTCATGGAATGAGACCAACCACTTCAGACAGCAAGAATCTCCTTTATGATGCTCAGGTGTCAAAACCAGCCTTTGATGATGACTGGGAGAATGATGATCTTCTCAGTGACTTGTTTGTGCTAGAGGTGACTCAGAACCCTTGGAATATGAGCTCCTGTACAGCAAAGACCAGTAGTCAGATTGGGTCTGCTGCTTCTATAAAATGTGAACCTATAATGGTAGCCAGTTCCTCTGAATCAAGCACCAGAGCTGGTTTACCTCAGTGTCACCAGATTACCAGTTATTACACtaggttttcttcaaaaattaGCACCAGTCTTAGTACTTTCAGGTCAGATGATCCTGTCCAGTCTGTTGCAATTAAGCAACTTCCAAAAACTAGCCCTGATTCAATCAACACAGATAGAAAGCAGAAGATAGTTATGACCAATGTTGACCCCGGAGCCAAAGATTTAGCCAGTTCAGCTGTAGCATCAGGGAAGGACTTGGTCTCTGTGTggggtgaagatgatgatgatgatgatgatgatgatgatgatctgcTTTATCAGGCCTGTCATGACCTGGAGCAAATCTCATCCAGTCAAGAGCAGCAAAAAGACAAGAATATAACCAAGCCCTTATGTTCCTCACCTGAAGTACTTCCAACCATCACTACTAGTTCTTCAAGCATGAGTAGAAACAGCAGAACAGTTCAATCTCAGGATCCAATGAGCTACaaacagcctgtgtgtgttttttcatgCTCACATTCAATACCGGGTGCTTCGGGTGTTCATGGAAACAAGCAAAACTTGTATGAATCAGCTAGTGCTTCTCAAGTAAACGACGATCCTAAAAACAGCAGGCAGCAGTACCATTTCACTCAGCTGAGTCCTCAGCCTGTTACAGGACTGTCTGGAGAAAACTCCCATTATTCCATATTCAAGAGGCATCAGTCTGACCCAGGGGCATTGAGAAACAAAG TGTTTATTGCAGCACAACCAGCAGTGAAGTGCTCTGCTGCTGAAATTGAGAGGAAGAAGCAGGAGGCTATAGCAAGGAGGAAATTGCGACTGCAAGCCACTCAGAAGTCTGGTGCTCCCACATAA
- the etaa1b gene encoding ewing's tumor-associated antigen 1 isoform X3 — protein MVPYCRIEVEGVGHPGKGAAESVRVVEISEIVNRIAPNDEKSVDKDSVLQWIGDTAVPCTPEIQQPRVRRCSARRQSNNVEDLMKLAKQFDLNMTRQHKERILESLQNSGGTNCKDLHKLNKLTATHPESQSNGASAGEAKGLSHEEELHALFDGPTQYLSGRLSPPSPNCSQESRTEKTATHGMRPTTSDSKNLLYDAQVSKPAFDDDWENDDLLSDLFVLEVTQNPWNMSSCTAKTSSQIGSAASIKCEPIMVASSSESSTRAGLPQCHQITSYYTRFSSKISTSLSTFRSDDPVQSVAIKQLPKTSPDSINTDRKQKIVMTNVDPGAKDLASSAVASGKDLVSVWGEDDDDDDDDDDDLLYQACHDLEQISSSQEQQKDKNITKPLCSSPEVLPTITTSSSSMSRNSRTVQSQDPMSYKQPVCVFSCSHSIPGASGVHGNKQNLYESASASQVNDDPKNSRQQYHFTQLSPQPVTGLSGENSHYSIFKRHQSDPGALRNKVFIAAQPAVKCSAAEIERKKQEAIARRKLRLQATQKSGAPT, from the exons GAAAAGGAGCAGCAGAAAGTGTCAGAGTTGTGGAGATATCTGAGATTGTCAACAGAATTGCACCTAAT GATGAGAAGTCTGTGGATAAAGATTCAGTGCTTCAGTGGATTGGAGATACTGCTGTTCCTTGCACTCCAGAGATTCAGCAACCCAGAGTTCGGAGGTGCTCAGCACG TCGGCAAAGTAACAATGTTGAGGACCTGATGAAACTGGCTAAGCAGTTTGACCTTAACATGACCCGCCAACACAAAGAAAGGATTCTTGAGAGTCTGCAGAATAGTGGGGGAACAAATTGTAAGGACTTGCACAAGCTCAACAAACTCACTGCCACCCACCCAGAATCGCAGAGTAATGGGGCTTCTGCTGGTGAAGCCAAAGGACTAAGCCATGAGGAGGAGCTGCATGCTCTGTTTGATGGACCAACCCAGTACTTGAGTGGGAGACTAAGCCCTCCATCACCTAACTGTTCACAGGAGAGCAGGACTGAAAAAACAGCTACTCATGGAATGAGACCAACCACTTCAGACAGCAAGAATCTCCTTTATGATGCTCAGGTGTCAAAACCAGCCTTTGATGATGACTGGGAGAATGATGATCTTCTCAGTGACTTGTTTGTGCTAGAGGTGACTCAGAACCCTTGGAATATGAGCTCCTGTACAGCAAAGACCAGTAGTCAGATTGGGTCTGCTGCTTCTATAAAATGTGAACCTATAATGGTAGCCAGTTCCTCTGAATCAAGCACCAGAGCTGGTTTACCTCAGTGTCACCAGATTACCAGTTATTACACtaggttttcttcaaaaattaGCACCAGTCTTAGTACTTTCAGGTCAGATGATCCTGTCCAGTCTGTTGCAATTAAGCAACTTCCAAAAACTAGCCCTGATTCAATCAACACAGATAGAAAGCAGAAGATAGTTATGACCAATGTTGACCCCGGAGCCAAAGATTTAGCCAGTTCAGCTGTAGCATCAGGGAAGGACTTGGTCTCTGTGTggggtgaagatgatgatgatgatgatgatgatgatgatgatctgcTTTATCAGGCCTGTCATGACCTGGAGCAAATCTCATCCAGTCAAGAGCAGCAAAAAGACAAGAATATAACCAAGCCCTTATGTTCCTCACCTGAAGTACTTCCAACCATCACTACTAGTTCTTCAAGCATGAGTAGAAACAGCAGAACAGTTCAATCTCAGGATCCAATGAGCTACaaacagcctgtgtgtgttttttcatgCTCACATTCAATACCGGGTGCTTCGGGTGTTCATGGAAACAAGCAAAACTTGTATGAATCAGCTAGTGCTTCTCAAGTAAACGACGATCCTAAAAACAGCAGGCAGCAGTACCATTTCACTCAGCTGAGTCCTCAGCCTGTTACAGGACTGTCTGGAGAAAACTCCCATTATTCCATATTCAAGAGGCATCAGTCTGACCCAGGGGCATTGAGAAACAAAG TGTTTATTGCAGCACAACCAGCAGTGAAGTGCTCTGCTGCTGAAATTGAGAGGAAGAAGCAGGAGGCTATAGCAAGGAGGAAATTGCGACTGCAAGCCACTCAGAAGTCTGGTGCTCCCACATAA